The Cryptosporangium phraense genome has a window encoding:
- a CDS encoding CGNR zinc finger domain-containing protein, which produces MKVVEEFLNTVDERSFSRHGEIHVPGDRLTSPEVLSDWLAAHGLEPSDDLTAARDLRTALRRAVAGDADALANYPLRLRPDPEGQLRTTGDTGSPWMDEILRTVAESVARGDWKRLKLCAAPDCRWAFYDNSRNGFGRWCGMESCGNRHKTRNYRARQASA; this is translated from the coding sequence GTGAAGGTGGTCGAGGAGTTCCTCAACACGGTCGACGAGCGGTCGTTCAGCCGGCACGGCGAGATCCACGTGCCCGGCGACCGGTTGACGTCCCCCGAGGTGCTCTCGGACTGGCTGGCCGCGCACGGCCTGGAGCCGTCGGACGACCTGACCGCGGCCAGAGACCTGCGCACCGCGCTGCGGCGGGCCGTCGCCGGCGATGCCGACGCGCTGGCGAACTACCCGCTGCGACTCCGCCCGGACCCGGAGGGCCAGCTACGCACGACCGGCGACACGGGCTCGCCGTGGATGGACGAAATACTGCGGACCGTGGCCGAGAGCGTGGCCCGGGGCGACTGGAAGCGGCTCAAGCTCTGCGCGGCACCCGACTGCCGCTGGGCGTTCTACGACAACTCACGCAACGGCTTCGGACGCTGGTGCGGCATGGAGTCCTGCGGCAATCGTCACAAGACCCGCAACTACCGCGCGCGACAGGCGTCCGCATGA
- a CDS encoding ABC transporter permease, protein MTTTLTSPDETRTTTGSARTRKPFRLVRHSLALTKRSLIKTWHTPEALIDVTIQPAIFLVIFVFIFGKSVSGTTHDYLQLLLPGILAQSIATGAIAIGVNLNTDMEKGLFDRFRSLPIPRSAPLIGAVLGDVVRYVIVTISTLAVGYAMGYRIDSNPLAAVAAAALAVVFALSLSWASVFVGMIARTSGAVQGIMFLIVLPLSFASNMFVGIDQLPGWMQGFVKVNPITHLVSSMRGLFDGTPVGNHIWWTLAWCVGLVAVFMPLALRAYRRKV, encoded by the coding sequence ATGACCACCACGCTGACCAGCCCCGACGAGACCCGCACGACCACCGGGTCGGCCCGCACGCGCAAGCCGTTCCGCCTGGTCAGGCACTCGCTGGCGCTCACGAAACGCAGCCTGATCAAGACCTGGCACACGCCAGAGGCGCTGATCGACGTGACGATCCAGCCGGCGATCTTCCTCGTCATCTTCGTGTTCATCTTCGGCAAGTCGGTCTCCGGCACGACCCACGACTACCTGCAGCTCCTCCTGCCCGGCATCCTCGCCCAGAGCATCGCCACCGGCGCGATCGCGATCGGCGTCAACCTCAACACCGACATGGAGAAGGGTCTGTTCGACCGGTTCCGGTCGCTGCCGATCCCCCGCTCCGCGCCGCTGATCGGCGCCGTGCTCGGCGACGTCGTGCGGTACGTGATCGTCACGATCTCGACGCTCGCCGTCGGCTACGCGATGGGCTACCGGATCGACTCCAACCCGCTGGCGGCGGTGGCCGCGGCCGCGCTCGCGGTGGTGTTCGCGCTGTCGCTGAGCTGGGCCTCGGTGTTCGTCGGCATGATCGCCCGGACCTCCGGCGCGGTGCAGGGAATCATGTTCCTGATCGTGTTGCCGCTGAGCTTCGCGTCCAACATGTTCGTCGGCATCGACCAGCTGCCGGGCTGGATGCAGGGCTTCGTGAAGGTCAACCCGATCACGCACCTGGTCAGCTCGATGCGCGGGCTCTTCGACGGCACCCCGGTCGGCAACCACATCTGGTGGACCCTGGCCTGGTGCGTCGGCCTGGTCGCGGTCTTCATGCCGCTGGCGCTGCGCGCCTACCGGCGCAAGGTCTGA